The following proteins are encoded in a genomic region of Acipenser ruthenus chromosome 4, fAciRut3.2 maternal haplotype, whole genome shotgun sequence:
- the LOC117400422 gene encoding nucleotide-binding oligomerization domain-containing protein 1-like isoform X1 yields the protein MGTESGCAVEKQTQCMQSFRLLTEHRELLVVRIKNIQCVLDNLVRSGFFCTEDAEIILRFATKTDQVRKTLELVQSKGEEICQYFVHILHEAYDAFIDLRPWFEEIQYQPSEQIQSIPVINTDPVSKYCEKLRRELGQDTKFIISYAQSEETLLDKMYTDTLMELVNDRNESQGYLDSLDELFSNNGVFNQDAETILILGDAGTGKSILLQKLQNLWSKREPSIQVKFFFKFRCRMFCVFKETDELSLKDLLFKYNCYPDNDPEDAVFKYIQRFPETVLFTFDGYDEIHSDFDFSSIPEVCSPEQKTHPLLLLMNLLSGKLLKGSKKVLTARMGTEIQNKLLRKKLILKGFSPESLRRYTTLHFKERTSQTLVLNQLEANPHLCSLCSIPLFCWIIFKCFEHFQSVYDNYQLTDLNVTITDVFLLMSEVFLSRLTNPSLLKKSNRCQSETFKSGRDILIAFGKLAHQGIEKTRFIFNQEEITSLSIAEKELHLGFLRPIGHYDGCGNPTTFEFVHVTLQSFFTAFSLVADEDVGCKDILKFFAECEYRKARHFPKFPMMSCLRPSKPWDKDPFKNNEHFQFTNLFLCGLLSRTKVSLLEHLVSPKMLKKKREVLKSYLSDSVKSHLKNLPRFKSEHEGCKVHGMPNFIWMLRCIFETQSEEVGKLTAKGISADYIKLTYCNAYSADCSAINFVLHHCRKQIGLDLDNNNINDYGVKQLQPCFSKLSVVRLCVNQITDCGVEVLAKELVKTKIVKVLGLYKNQITDAGAQWVAKIIEECPSLRILKIGCNKITSKGGKSLAYAIQKSKTIFDVGMWGNTIGDEGAIAFAEALRNHPSLTNLRYSMWHCSHIGLGVHGIQFSLEAFIKASEKHYHAMSYLLLHCCLSANLISTEGGKSLAAALKENTSVHIFWLVQNELNDEVARCFAEMIKVNTALTHLWLIDNKVTVEGAKLISQALLENQALKEICLKGNLLSLEEEEAFINEKRLLFN from the exons ATGGGAACTGAAAGTGGCTGTGCTGTGGAGAAGCAAACTCAGTGCATGCAAAGCTTCAGGCTTCTTACAGAGCACCGGGAGTTGCTGGTTGTTCGAATCAAGAACATTCAGTGTGTCCTGGACAATTTAGTACGCAGTGGCTTCTTTTGCACTGAAGATGCAGAGATTATTCTGCGGTTTGCCACCAAAACTGACCAG GTTCGTAAAACCCTGGAGCTGGTGCAGAGCAAAGGAGAGGAGATATGTCAGTATTTTGTACACATTCTGCATGAGGCCTATGATGCCTTCATAGACCTGAGACCCTGGTTTGAGGAGATTCAGTACCAGCCATCAGAGCAAATCCAGAGTATTCCTGTGATCAACACAGATCCTG TGAGCAAGTACTGTGAAAAGCTTCGTCGTGAGCTGGGACAGGACACCAAGTTCATCATCTCGTATGCGCAGAGCGAGGAGACGCTGCTGGATAAGATGTACACAGACACACTCATGGAGCTGGTGAATGACCGCAACGAAAGCCAGGGTTACTTGGACAGCCTAGACGAGCTGTTCAGCAACAACGGCGTCTTTAACCAAGATGCAGAAACCATCTTAATCCTTGGGGATGCTGGCACGGGGAAATCCATCCTGCTCCAGAAACTTCAGAACCTGTGGTCCAAGAGGGAGCCAAGCATCCAGGTCAAGTTTTTCTTCAAATTCCGCTGCAGGATGTTCTGCGTCTTCAAGGAGACAGATGAGCTATCCTTGAAGGACCTGCTTTTCAAGTACAACTGCTACCCGGACAATGATCCAGAGGATGCGGTTTTCAAATACATCCAGCGGTTTCCTGAGACAGTGCTGTTCACCTTTGATGGCTATGATGAGATCCACTCTGATTTTGACTTTAGCAGCATTCCGGAAGTCTGCTCGCCCGAACAGAAGACCCACCCACTCTTGCTGCTCATGAACCTGCTCAGCGGGAAGCTGCTAAAAGGATCCAAAAAAGTCCTGACGGCAAGGATGGGCACTGAAATCCAGAACaagttgctcaggaagaaactcATCCTGAAAGGATTTTCCCCAGAGAGCTTGCGGAGGTACACCACCCTGCATTTCAAAGAAAGGACTTCCCAGACCTTGGTGCTAAACCAGCTAGAGGCAAACCCTCATCTATGCAGTCTGTGTTCGATTCCCTTGTTCTGCTGGATTATCTTCAAATGCTTTGAACATTTCCAGTCTGTTTATGATAACTATCAGTTGACAGACTTGAACGTCACCATCACTGATGTCTTTCTGCTGATGTCAGAGGTTTTTCTCAGCCGCTTGACCAATCCCAGCTTGCTCAAGAAGAGCAACCGATGCCAGAGTGAGACCTTCAAGTCTGGTAGAGACATCTTGATTGCTTTTGGAAAGCTAGCCCACCAGGGAATAGAGAAGACTAGGTTTATCTTCAACCAGGAGGAGATTACCTCTTTGAGCATTGCAGAGAAGGAGCTGCACCTTGGGTTCCTCAGACCCATTGGTCATTACGACGGCTGTGGAAACCCCACCACCTTTGAGTTTGTCCATGTGACTCTCCAATCCTTCTTCACCGCATTTTCCCTGGTGGCTGATGAAGATGTCGGCTGCAAGGATATCCTGAAATTCTTTGCAGAGTGTGAGTATCGCAAAGCAAGGCACTTCCCCAAATTTCCCATGATGTCTTGTCTTCGCCCTTCCAAACCGTGGGACAAAGACCCCTTCAAGAACAACGAGCACTTTCAGTTCACCAACCTCTTCCTGTGTGGGCTGCTGTCCCGGACCAAGGTTAGCCTGCTTGAGCACCTGGTGTCACCCAAGATGCTGAAGAAGAAGCGTGAAGTCTTGAAGTCCTACCTTTCGGACAGCGTGAAATCCCACTTGAAAAACCTGCCGCGGTTCAAGTCTGAGCATGAGGGGTGCAAAGTTCATGGGATGCCCAACTTCATCTGGATGTTGAGGTGTATCTTCGAGACCCAGAGTGAAGAGGTTGGTAAGCTGACTGCTAAAGGAATCTCTGCCGACTACATCAAGCTGACCTACTGCAATGCCTACTCAGCTGACTGCAGTGCCATCAACTTTGTCCTGCATCATTGCAGGAAACAAATTGGACTGGATCTGGACAATAACAACATTAATGATTATGGGGTAAAACAGCTCCAGCCATGCTTCAGCAAGCTCTCTGTGGTAAG gTTATGTGTTAATCAGATCACTGACTGTGGAGTAGAAGTCTTAGCAAAGGAACTGGTGAAGACCAAAATTGTCAAAGTTCTAGG ActttacaaaaatcaaataacagATGCTGGAGCCCAGTGGGTTGCAAAGATCATTGAAGAATGCCCAAGTCTTAGGATTCTTAA GATCGGGTGCAACAAAATTACAAGCAAAGGTGGAAAGTCGCTGGCATATGCAATCCAGAAGAGTAAAACTATCTTTGATGTGGG AATGTGGGGTAACACCATTGGCGATGAAGGGGCAATCGCCTTTGCAGAAGCCTTGAGGAATCACCCCAGTCTAACAAACCTGAGGTACAGTATGTGGCATTGTAGTCACATTGGATTGGGAGTCCATGGAATTCAATTCTCATTGGAAGCATTCATAAAAGCAAGCGAGAAGCACTATCATGCAATGTCATACCTACTCCTGCACTGCTG CCTTTCAGCCAATCTCATCTCTACAGAGGGAGGAAAAAGTTTAGCAGCTGCATTGAAAGAGAACACCTCTGTGCATATATTTTg GCTGGTGCAGAATGAATTAAATGATGAAGTTGCCAGGTGTTTTGCAGAAATGATCAAGGTCAACACAGCATTAACCCACCTGTG GTTAATTGATAATAAGGTCACAGTAGAGGGTGCAAAACTTATTTCCCAGGCTTTGTTGGAAAACCAAGCACTAAAAGAGATCTG CCTGAAAGGAAACCTTCTGTCTTTGGAAGAAGAGGAGGCTTTTATAAACGAGAAGCGACTACTCTTCAACTGA
- the LOC117400422 gene encoding nucleotide-binding oligomerization domain-containing protein 1-like isoform X2 — MGTESGCAVEKQTQCMQSFRLLTEHRELLVVRIKNIQCVLDNLVRSGFFCTEDAEIILRFATKTDQVRKTLELVQSKGEEICQYFVHILHEAYDAFIDLRPWFEEIQYQPSEQIQSIPVINTDPVSKYCEKLRRELGQDTKFIISYAQSEETLLDKMYTDTLMELVNDRNESQGYLDSLDELFSNNGVFNQDAETILILGDAGTGKSILLQKLQNLWSKREPSIQVKFFFKFRCRMFCVFKETDELSLKDLLFKYNCYPDNDPEDAVFKYIQRFPETVLFTFDGYDEIHSDFDFSSIPEVCSPEQKTHPLLLLMNLLSGKLLKGSKKVLTARMGTEIQNKLLRKKLILKGFSPESLRRYTTLHFKERTSQTLVLNQLEANPHLCSLCSIPLFCWIIFKCFEHFQSVYDNYQLTDLNVTITDVFLLMSEVFLSRLTNPSLLKKSNRCQSETFKSGRDILIAFGKLAHQGIEKTRFIFNQEEITSLSIAEKELHLGFLRPIGHYDGCGNPTTFEFVHVTLQSFFTAFSLVADEDVGCKDILKFFAECEYRKARHFPKFPMMSCLRPSKPWDKDPFKNNEHFQFTNLFLCGLLSRTKVSLLEHLVSPKMLKKKREVLKSYLSDSVKSHLKNLPRFKSEHEGCKVHGMPNFIWMLRCIFETQSEEVGKLTAKGISADYIKLTYCNAYSADCSAINFVLHHCRKQIGLDLDNNNINDYGVKQLQPCFSKLSVVRLCVNQITDCGVEVLAKELVKTKIVKVLGLYKNQITDAGAQWVAKIIEECPSLRILKIGCNKITSKGGKSLAYAIQKSKTIFDVGMWGNTIGDEGAIAFAEALRNHPSLTNLSLSANLISTEGGKSLAAALKENTSVHIFWLVQNELNDEVARCFAEMIKVNTALTHLWLIDNKVTVEGAKLISQALLENQALKEICLKGNLLSLEEEEAFINEKRLLFN; from the exons ATGGGAACTGAAAGTGGCTGTGCTGTGGAGAAGCAAACTCAGTGCATGCAAAGCTTCAGGCTTCTTACAGAGCACCGGGAGTTGCTGGTTGTTCGAATCAAGAACATTCAGTGTGTCCTGGACAATTTAGTACGCAGTGGCTTCTTTTGCACTGAAGATGCAGAGATTATTCTGCGGTTTGCCACCAAAACTGACCAG GTTCGTAAAACCCTGGAGCTGGTGCAGAGCAAAGGAGAGGAGATATGTCAGTATTTTGTACACATTCTGCATGAGGCCTATGATGCCTTCATAGACCTGAGACCCTGGTTTGAGGAGATTCAGTACCAGCCATCAGAGCAAATCCAGAGTATTCCTGTGATCAACACAGATCCTG TGAGCAAGTACTGTGAAAAGCTTCGTCGTGAGCTGGGACAGGACACCAAGTTCATCATCTCGTATGCGCAGAGCGAGGAGACGCTGCTGGATAAGATGTACACAGACACACTCATGGAGCTGGTGAATGACCGCAACGAAAGCCAGGGTTACTTGGACAGCCTAGACGAGCTGTTCAGCAACAACGGCGTCTTTAACCAAGATGCAGAAACCATCTTAATCCTTGGGGATGCTGGCACGGGGAAATCCATCCTGCTCCAGAAACTTCAGAACCTGTGGTCCAAGAGGGAGCCAAGCATCCAGGTCAAGTTTTTCTTCAAATTCCGCTGCAGGATGTTCTGCGTCTTCAAGGAGACAGATGAGCTATCCTTGAAGGACCTGCTTTTCAAGTACAACTGCTACCCGGACAATGATCCAGAGGATGCGGTTTTCAAATACATCCAGCGGTTTCCTGAGACAGTGCTGTTCACCTTTGATGGCTATGATGAGATCCACTCTGATTTTGACTTTAGCAGCATTCCGGAAGTCTGCTCGCCCGAACAGAAGACCCACCCACTCTTGCTGCTCATGAACCTGCTCAGCGGGAAGCTGCTAAAAGGATCCAAAAAAGTCCTGACGGCAAGGATGGGCACTGAAATCCAGAACaagttgctcaggaagaaactcATCCTGAAAGGATTTTCCCCAGAGAGCTTGCGGAGGTACACCACCCTGCATTTCAAAGAAAGGACTTCCCAGACCTTGGTGCTAAACCAGCTAGAGGCAAACCCTCATCTATGCAGTCTGTGTTCGATTCCCTTGTTCTGCTGGATTATCTTCAAATGCTTTGAACATTTCCAGTCTGTTTATGATAACTATCAGTTGACAGACTTGAACGTCACCATCACTGATGTCTTTCTGCTGATGTCAGAGGTTTTTCTCAGCCGCTTGACCAATCCCAGCTTGCTCAAGAAGAGCAACCGATGCCAGAGTGAGACCTTCAAGTCTGGTAGAGACATCTTGATTGCTTTTGGAAAGCTAGCCCACCAGGGAATAGAGAAGACTAGGTTTATCTTCAACCAGGAGGAGATTACCTCTTTGAGCATTGCAGAGAAGGAGCTGCACCTTGGGTTCCTCAGACCCATTGGTCATTACGACGGCTGTGGAAACCCCACCACCTTTGAGTTTGTCCATGTGACTCTCCAATCCTTCTTCACCGCATTTTCCCTGGTGGCTGATGAAGATGTCGGCTGCAAGGATATCCTGAAATTCTTTGCAGAGTGTGAGTATCGCAAAGCAAGGCACTTCCCCAAATTTCCCATGATGTCTTGTCTTCGCCCTTCCAAACCGTGGGACAAAGACCCCTTCAAGAACAACGAGCACTTTCAGTTCACCAACCTCTTCCTGTGTGGGCTGCTGTCCCGGACCAAGGTTAGCCTGCTTGAGCACCTGGTGTCACCCAAGATGCTGAAGAAGAAGCGTGAAGTCTTGAAGTCCTACCTTTCGGACAGCGTGAAATCCCACTTGAAAAACCTGCCGCGGTTCAAGTCTGAGCATGAGGGGTGCAAAGTTCATGGGATGCCCAACTTCATCTGGATGTTGAGGTGTATCTTCGAGACCCAGAGTGAAGAGGTTGGTAAGCTGACTGCTAAAGGAATCTCTGCCGACTACATCAAGCTGACCTACTGCAATGCCTACTCAGCTGACTGCAGTGCCATCAACTTTGTCCTGCATCATTGCAGGAAACAAATTGGACTGGATCTGGACAATAACAACATTAATGATTATGGGGTAAAACAGCTCCAGCCATGCTTCAGCAAGCTCTCTGTGGTAAG gTTATGTGTTAATCAGATCACTGACTGTGGAGTAGAAGTCTTAGCAAAGGAACTGGTGAAGACCAAAATTGTCAAAGTTCTAGG ActttacaaaaatcaaataacagATGCTGGAGCCCAGTGGGTTGCAAAGATCATTGAAGAATGCCCAAGTCTTAGGATTCTTAA GATCGGGTGCAACAAAATTACAAGCAAAGGTGGAAAGTCGCTGGCATATGCAATCCAGAAGAGTAAAACTATCTTTGATGTGGG AATGTGGGGTAACACCATTGGCGATGAAGGGGCAATCGCCTTTGCAGAAGCCTTGAGGAATCACCCCAGTCTAACAAACCTGAG CCTTTCAGCCAATCTCATCTCTACAGAGGGAGGAAAAAGTTTAGCAGCTGCATTGAAAGAGAACACCTCTGTGCATATATTTTg GCTGGTGCAGAATGAATTAAATGATGAAGTTGCCAGGTGTTTTGCAGAAATGATCAAGGTCAACACAGCATTAACCCACCTGTG GTTAATTGATAATAAGGTCACAGTAGAGGGTGCAAAACTTATTTCCCAGGCTTTGTTGGAAAACCAAGCACTAAAAGAGATCTG CCTGAAAGGAAACCTTCTGTCTTTGGAAGAAGAGGAGGCTTTTATAAACGAGAAGCGACTACTCTTCAACTGA